Proteins encoded by one window of Nasonia vitripennis strain AsymCx chromosome 5, Nvit_psr_1.1, whole genome shotgun sequence:
- the LOC100679230 gene encoding formin-J isoform X4 encodes MQQPQSRPLLGDSVSSTTSPTTHRSNNPVAVLTQQQLHQLQQLQTQNSGPQSVTFTLQQSSGGNQEQTNGSTTGNHILYVNQLNQLNQGPINSSGTGMGLPPATPTFGVGLNMGLPLSLLNTSLTSLTSNAITTSNPLLNLSLPGINSGLTAINPSINQLSALGTNLNSNLPSDSINNGLSNLGQDLTGMSSGINRLGTLNSTSINSGLSNISAGLGSVNPNLTSLSTTTINQNLATINPNLNTPNSVSSTLNSTNLSTNINSTLTQQSVNRPLNTISNFNSSNSNAQFPFQAIQSIQSIAPHIVGSSIANVVSSAISQSQSNITSTVQSSNTGSLPSVSSIYTNTSSGPILATTTNTAHGSNTNQQINVAQFGIMSSNMPNIITSHVSTNDSNPNAPINTGYRQFPNQNINQSTSGLTNQPSNSIISSIKTMQGIQNQASTSPSSPFSIPMKSPASNIAPPTPSPSPNRLLLRSPASNSVQSRNSPSPVSTATSNANFGMQLQSPMQSPISVGQIQSPVPSPYPPAKSPHHLGAGSNLSNKSPAPGGSPGPPVVRPNTPILQQGMQVLQIIHGTPQGYQQAPQLVTRTHLFGNQQIQIASSAKPSKQPPQILPKPPLQQTNVGQQKQRVTTSITNQVTQQSQPQLVLAGPQPNTQTATMIPTASGLLLNQVLPSTGPVIVQQQPGGVQLILRAPTNAQQQTHTAQLTQQQLVRVVTAQGVQLQGLAPTFFAVPNGFSSPAPPVIRHTPSSPVPTNSSNNGSIVIQNTMVQNSQPQITQPTAAINTTGNVQNSQTLIDQSLLPPPKKKAKKKKKAKKKEEEAPKLDLASIMKISGIGDDDDIFDTELTSESEAPPSSQIDMNPVPNPPVITMPNTSTQQNVMQIPVSSTPTNVLSTTSCQPKTEQLNYNHLVKQLQIPVQSTISGELRLAVDEEGRIVLHHSPEVNQSEISHALMRTLTQGGSQNSQIISQLLQAQSAVVQQTSPNTTNNKQKFSKSPVPSTLSTAGPPLSSSTNTQGTTTIITPQQVHVNSSGSSNLQNFNVSGITQNTQAVLPPVSPSLPSNVNISAQNVGTSTKNVVTKKVFDAKKQTMVDIKTTTCQKTTVQPSRSPGSNQIRTINSVQTSKVRNSSVNINQPQNLDKQIVVRSIKPVASCAPVQRNVQLIKNNQNQLQQISIQEDGTIVPQNTTVYQNISQSQNVQHMFEQSLQPNVDSTHLQQGTMDGIKIESMQQLQGNLNNARQQKGKTINTSSANNQTYELQNLQTNIVISNSPCPSQQQQQQLQQQQQQQQQLQQQQQQQQEQTKVEADNLCHINSSAAAILNSAPKITPEIMNALSNLNPNDQLLIANANGQMQVISQQLLQQLLSGQINAQAQAQAQAQAQAQAQAQAVQAQVQAHAQAQAQAQAQAQAQAQAQAQAQAQAQAQQQNQTQKIVIGDPDSSNSNLQEVQINTPTSQIIVNSSGGAPTIQNNIQNIVVQAAPSQMPQQIQIQNSGFPSQFIDNLNQQQIRNLANSTAINQTGNQSVNQSCAPKKAKIVKRTKIVTVTQQQTGKNVNVSRSMIVSSTASVTTSTTTTTNVTSQQKLETSNKMLNFLAQSTAVDSSNKNDSPQLVPAVNGPLTSASPTCQVPILPSGQVVQRVQTIQLSSQKQQLLTSNQAQIRTILARKSNSQTDQVILAKLYQEQARILASGKVISSTSHPVTSESETTISVNVVSSTTLGSVAQTLSKSQTSTVQTQTSLASPTTTTTAATCQNINVTTSSSSSIYLSNIAQDQNAKSVIPMKQIQQQQQVQSQTQIDAEVESTTTSCQMSVPSSSNAENFGGPREILESQQQTLQCQGDVVDVKPCIPATTSPVIKQEFNSPVQIQAQNASPAGQVVSPRMAGSKTFQNTQNKLLSPDNPSTTSTSPRQGVKRTSSSSPVSLRQVNRTDLFEQQLKIDQNGATNPDVNTPFQSKRDACKRLVRYHCFNEQVLSSKDLEKADEIFEETAKHLLSKFNSMMNKYTYLLIMESMRETRTSELMMIDRMIVNEEQVTLNRLREQEAKVLVDEKLLVPKLEPLSEDTDMPEVEMMSKEGSAEVKLELGMEVGVGVGKSADYDEWLEIQKELGVYTSTELGLAGKCSRKSSRARANGENRLENSEASASELERDLLEDTESLDGLALYAQAQCPARAQSSERNSNPEDNDDITAQVQSAIDSILSLKKRPQTAGNSQSTQAEANDKLLDQAVRSIMGS; translated from the exons ATGCAGCAGCCTCAGTCACGCCCTCTCCTTGGGGACTCTGTATCCTCTACAACATCCCCAACCACACATCGCAGCAACAACCCTGTTGCAGTTCTTACACAACAACAA CTGCATCAGTTGCAACAGCTTCAAACTCAAAATTCAGGACCTCAATCTGTAACGTTTACTCTGCAGCAATCATCTGGTGGT AATCAAGAGCAGACAAATGGCTCTACAACAGGAAATCACATACTCTACGTGAACCAACTGAATCAATTAAATCAAGGTCCCATTAATTCATCTGGGACTGGTATGGGCCTACCCCCGGCCACCCCCACTTTTGGGGTTGGCCTTAATATGGGATTGCCattatcattattaaataCCAGTCTCACATCTTTAACTTCAAATGCCATAACGACGTCAAACCCTTTACTCAATTTAAGCCTTCCTGGCATAAACTCGGGCCTAACTGCAATAAACCCTAGTATAAATCAATTAAGTGCTCTTGGCACAAATTTAAATTCCAATTTGCCATCAGACAGTATTAATAATGGACTGTCAAATCTTGGACAAGATCTAACTGGCATGAGTTCAGGCATTAATAGACTAGGTACATTAAATTCGACCAGTATTAATTCTGGACTCTCTAATATCAGTGCAGGACTTGGCAGTGTCAATCCAAATTTAACGAGCTTAAGTACAACCacaataaatcaaaatcttgcCACTATCAATCCAAATCTAAATACACCAAACTCTGTTTCATCTACTTTGAACTCTACAAATTTATCtacaaatataaattcaaCTTTGACTCAACAAAGTGTGAATAGGCCCTTGAATACTATTTCCAATTTTAACTCTTCAAATAGTAATGCACAATTTCCTTTTCAAGCTATTCAAAGCATACAAAGTATTGCCCCTCATATTGTTGGTTCAAGTATTGCAAACGTTGTGAGTTCTGCCATTTCACAGAGCCAAAGCAATATAACTTCAACTGTACAGTCCAGCAACACTGGATCTTTACCAAGCGTTAGTAGTATTTATACTAACACCAGCAGTGGACCAATTCTTGCCACAACTACCAACACTGCTCATGGATCAAATACTAATCAACAAATAAATGTCGCTCAGTTTGGCATTATGAGTTCTAATATGCCTAACATCATAACGTCGCACGTCAGTACAAATGATTCCAATCCAAATGCTCCTATTAATACTGGATATCGACAATTTCCAAATCAGAACATTAATCAATCGACTAGTGGCCTGACCAATCAACCCtcaaattcaattatttctaGTATAAAAACAATGCAGGGTATTCAAAATCAAGCCAGCACTTCACCCAGTAGTCCATTTTCTATACCAATGAAAAGCCCAGCATCTAATATTGCTCCACCAACTCCAAGTCCAAGTCCAAATAGACTGTTGCTTCGGAGTCCTGCATCTAACTCTGTTCAATCTAGAAATAGTCCCAGTCCAGTATCTACTGCAACATCTAATGCCAATTTTGGCATGCAGTTGCAGAGCCCCATGCAAAGTCCCATTAGTGTTGGTCAAATACAGAGTCCAGTACCCAGTCCTTATCCTCCTGCTAAAAGCCCTCATCATTTAGGTGCTGGTTCAAATTTGAGTAATAAGAGTCCTGCACCAGGAGGTAGTCCAGGACCACCAGTT GTGAGACCCAACACTCCAATTTTACAACAAGGAATGCAAGTTTTGCAAATTATTCATGGCACTCCTCAAGGATACCAGCAAGCTCCTCAACTAGTTACAAGAACTCATCTTTTTGGTAATCAACAAATACAAATCGCATCTTCAGCGAAACCAAGTAAACAGCCACCACAAATATTACCAAAACCTCCATTGCAACAAACAAATGTGGGTCAACAGAAACAACGAGTTACAACTTCTATAACCAATCAG GTAACTCAGCAATCACAACCTCAGCTGGTTTTAGCTGGTCCACAACCAAATACACAAACAGCTACCATGATTCCAACAGCTTCGGGTCTTCTACTAAATCAG GTTTTGCCATCAACTGGACCAGTTatagtgcagcagcagcctggTGGGGTTCAACTGATTCTCAGAGCTCCAACAAATGCTCAACAGCAAACACATACCGCACAG CTAACGCAACAACAACTAGTGAGGGTTGTCACAGCACAGGGAGTTCAACTACAAGGTCTTGCACCAACTTTTTTTGCTGTTCCCAATGGTTTTTCATCTCCAGCACCTCCTGTTATTAGGCATACACCTTCTAGTCCAGTTCCAA CCAACTCAAGCAACAACGGTTCAATAGTGATTCAAAATACAATGGTACAAAATTCACAACCACAAATCACACAACCTACTGCTGCCATTAATACAACTGGAAATGTTCAAAATTCACAAACTCTTATTGATCAGAGTTTGTTACCTCCTCCAAAGAAAaaagcgaagaaaaagaaaaaagcgaagaaaaaggaagaagaagcaCCTAAGCTTGATCTTGCTAGCATAATGAAAATATCAGGCATTGGTGACGATGATGACATTTTTGACACTGAACTTACATCAGAAAGTGAAGCTCCTCCAAGTTCTCAAATAGATATGAATCCAGTGCCAAATCCTCCAGTCATTACTATGCCTAATACCTCAACTCAACAAAATGTTATGCAAATACCTGTTTCAAGTACTCCCACAAATGTACTTTCAACCACATCTTGTCAACCGAAAACAGAACAGTTGAATTATAACCATTTGGTAAAACAGCTTCAAATACCTGTACAAAGTACTATTTCCGGAGAACTGCGATTGGCCGTTGATGAAGAAGGACGTATAGTTTTGCATCATTCACCTGAAGTGAATCAATCAGAAATTAGTCACGCTCTGATGAGAACTCTGACGCAAGGTGGTAgtcaaaactctcaaataatTTCTCAACTGTTGCAAGCCCAGTCAGCAGTAGTGCAGCAAACATCGCCAAACACTACtaacaataaacaaaagttttcaaaatCACCAGTTCCAAGCACATTATCGACCGCAGGACCACCTCTTTCAAGTTCGACAAATACACAGGGAACGACAACAATAATTACTCCCCAGCAAGTACATGTCAATTCTTCAGGTTCCagtaatctgcagaatttCAATGTTTCTGGCATAACACAAAATACTCAAGCGGTATTACCACCGGTATCTCCAAGTTTACCCTCTAATGTTAACATCTCGGCACAAAACGTGGGTACTTCAACGAAAAATGTTGTTACTAAAAAAGTTTTCGACGCCAAAAAACAAACAATGGTTGATATCAAAACTACGACCTGTCAAAAAACTACTGTGCAACCATCTCGATCACCAGGGTCAAATCAGATAAGAACTATTAATTCTGTTCAAACATCGAAAGTTCGGAATAGTTCTGTTAATATAAATCAACCGCAAAATCTTGATAAGCAAATTGTTGTTCGGTCAATAAAGCCCGTAGCAAGCTGCGCGCCAGTTCAACGTAAcgttcaattaattaaaaacaacCAAAATCAGCTCCAACAAATAAGTATCCAAGAAGATGGCACAATTGTCCCACAAAATACAACTGTTTATCAAAACATCAGTCAGTCTCAAAATGTACAGCATATGTTTGAGCAGAGTTTGCAACCAAATGTTGACTCTACTCATTTACAACAGGGAACCATGGATGGCATCAAAATTGAATCTATG CAACAGTTACAAGGAAATCTAAATAATGCCAGACaacaaaaaggaaaaactaTTAATACAAGTTCAGCCAATAATCAAACATATGAACTACAAAATCTTCAAACAAACATTGTTATTTCAAATTCACCGTGCCCgtcacaacaacaacaacaacagctgcagcagcagcaacaacaacagcaacaattacagcaacagcagcagcagcaacaggaACAGACAAAAGTCGAGGCCGACAACTTGTGCCATATAAATTCTTCTGCAGCTGCAATTTTGAATAGTGCACCAAAAATAACTCCTGAAATAATGAATGCTTTGAGCAATTTAAATCCAAATGATCAATTGTTGATTGCGAATGCCAATGGACAAATGCAAGTAATTAGCCAACAGCTACTGCAACAGCTGCTATCAGGTCAGATAAATGCTCAAGCTCAAGCTCAGGCACAAGCCCAAGCTCAGGCTCAGGCACAAGCTCAAGCTGTACAAGCGCAAGTGCAAGCACATGCTCAGGCCCAGGCACAGGCTCAGGCTCAGGCACAGGCACAGGCACAGGCACAGGCACAGGCTCAGGCTCAGGCACAAGcacaacaacaaaatcaaACTCAAAAAATTGTGATTGGTGATCCAGATTCTAGTAATTCAAATTTGCAAGAAGTTCAGATTAACACTCCGACTAGCCAGATAATAGTGAATAGTTCCGGTGGTGCGCCaacaattcaaaataatattcaaaatattgtaGTTCAAGCCGCCCCGTCTCAAATGCCACAgcaaattcaaattcaaaattcagGATTCCCAAGCcaatttattgataatttaaaTCAACAGCAAATTCGAAATCTTGCAAACAGTACAGCTATAAACCAAACTGGAAATCAGAGTGTTAACCAAAGTTGTGCTCCTAAAAAGGCCAAGATAGTGAAACGAACAAAAATAGTGACTGTGACGCAACAGCAAACGGGAAAAAATGTTAATGTTTCTCGTTCTATGATTGTTAGTAGTACAGCTTCAGTTACGACAtcgactacgacgacgacgaacgTAACTTCTCAACAAAAGTTGGAAACTTCGAATAAAATGCTCAATTTCCTCGCACAGTCCACGGCGGTTGACAGCAGTAACAAAAACGATTCTCCACAGCTTGTCCCTGCTGTCAATGGACCTTTAACTTCTGCATCTCCCACTTGTCAAGTGCCTATTTTACCAAGTGGTCAAGTTGTTCAAAGGGTACAGACTATACAATTAAGCTCCCAAAAACAACAACTGCTCACTAGCAATCAGGCTCAAATTCGAACTATACTTGCGCGGAAAAGCAATTCTCAGACAGACCAAGTCATTTTAGCTAAATTGTATCAAGAGCAAGCACGAATATTAGCCAGTGGTAAAGTCATTAGCAGTACTTCGCATCCTGTTACAAGT gAGTCCGAAACCACAATCAGCGTAAACGTAGTATCCTCGACGACTTTAGGTAGTGTTGCTCAAACCTTGTCTAAAAGTCAAACATCAACGGTTCAAACTCAGACTTCATTAGCAAGTcctacgacgacgacaacaGCAGCGACATGTCAAAATATTAATGTAACTACATCATCGTCTAGTAgcatatatttatcaaatattgCA CAGGACCAGAACGCAAAGTCAGTAATTCCAATGAAACAAatccagcaacagcagcaagtTCAATCTCAAACACAGATTGACGCTGAGGTTGAATCTACTACTACAAGTTGCCAAATGTCTGTTCCGTCCAGCTCTAATGCAGAAAATTTCGGCGGCCCTAGAGAAATTTTGGAATCTCAACAACAAACGTTACAATGCCAAGGCGATGTTGTAGACGTTAAACCTTGTATTCCAGCAACGACGAGTCCTGTTATAAAACAAGAGTTTAACTCTCCCGTTCAGATTCAAGCTCAAAATGCCTCACCTGCAGGCCAGGTGGTGTCTCCTCGAATGGCCGGTAGTAAAACATTTCAGAATACCCAGAACAAATTATTGAGTCCCGATAATCCGTCGACGACGTCAACAAGTCCAAGACAGGGTGTCAAAAGAACATCGAGTTCTAGTCCTGTATCACTCCGCCAAGTGAATCGAACTGATCT ATTCGAGCagcaattaaaaattgatcaaaATGGTGCAACGAATCCTGACGTAAATACGCCTTTTCAAAGTAAGCGTGATGCTTGTAAACGCCTTGTAAGATATCACTGTTTTAACGAGCAAGTGCTCAGTTCAAAGGATTTGGAAAAAGCTGACGAAATTTTTGAAGAAACGGCAAAGCATTTATTGAGCAAATTTAATTCTATGATGAATAAGTACACTTACCTTTTAATAATGGAAAGCATG CGTGAGACGAGGACATCCGAACTTATGATGATCGACCGAATGATCGTAAATGAAGAGCAAGTTACTTTGAATAGGTTGCGTGAGCAAGAGGCCAAGGTGTTAGTCG ATGAGAAGCTGTTGGTGCCAAAACTCGAGCCGCTTTCAGAAGACACGGATATGCCTGAAGTAGAAATGATGAGTAAGGAAGGCTCAGCTGAAGTTAAACTTGAGCTTGGGATGGAGGTAGGCGTAGGCGTAGGCAAATCCGCCGACTACGACGAATggttagaaattcaaaaagaaCTAGGCGTATACACGTCGACGGAGTTGGGGCTGGCCGGAAAGTGTTCTCGTAAGTCGAGCAGGGCACGTGCTAATGGCGAAAACCGTTTAGAAAATAGCGAGGCAAGTGCCTCTGAGCTGGAGCGCGACCTGCTCGAGGATACAGAAAGCCTTGACGGACTTGCTCTATATGCACAGGCCCAGTGCCCTGCTCGGGCACAATCTAGCGAGCGTAATTCGAATCCTGAGGATAACGACGATATAACGGCTCAGGTACAGTCGGCCATTGACAGCATTCTTAGTCTAAAGAAGCGGCCACAAACGGCGGGTAACAGCCAGAGTACTCAAGCTGAGGCAAATGATAAGCTACTCGACCAAGCAGTACGTAGTATAATGGGCTCGTGA